One window of the Cotesia glomerata isolate CgM1 linkage group LG10, MPM_Cglom_v2.3, whole genome shotgun sequence genome contains the following:
- the LOC123273022 gene encoding disabled homolog 2-interacting protein isoform X15 translates to MILSSELKSLSLPRGFPPPVNEDGSKDTSYEKACRRGSAPATPVLGARPLDATPNRIVNFFSKRSFRSNPLKRTKSVTKLERQKQRGAGLRGCRSHESLLCGQAVTSMDLAAVTPLHPSLLGRPHCFQVTPSNGPPKYFSCRTAHERDQWLHSLRKSVQPDAEQTRRTDNSLQIWLLEAKGVPTKKRYFCEVCLDNTLYARTTAKLKTELCFWGEHFDFHHLPSVNTIQVNLYREADRKKKRDKNVLIGSVSIPVQNVTSRYLTEKWYPVQSDKGVLKEPPALRVKCRFQSVDILPVHVYQEFLEYLKTDYASLCERLEPVIGVKAKEDIATALVAVMQREKKAPQFLADLVMMDIHRIDDERLTFRGNSLATKAMEAYLKLTGDRYLQETLGAVVRGAVDGGDCEVDPLKVSSLAALHKQQQNLRAAVELAWSRILSSHAHFPLELRECFRIFRERLAELGREDIADNLISASIFLRFLCPAILSPSLFNITHEYPNEKAARNLTLVAKSLQTLANFTRFQGKENFMEFMNDVLEREAPAMKNFLLLISSPVSKDAPSNDSLEFDGYIDLGKQLSLLHALLRESIAGTNSSSPSSPPSKLPDILDRISQALDQPGPSPVSTAHRYPSLQNNIFRYNDPTLANSNSNLSVSASSTLSNHSTLNGTLRDSNELLQSNTLGHSGNLTRSPNVIRAATLPRNAYLPTNGGKLQLQITSDDYHPLEPPAFVSRSPTPVARQQRPTLLNRTGYRLTTSASLANVNHCQNNPTSPIRSESHSNLKDTNYNINVNQNNQIITSTGINQHRHHNLQSKLIGHDQHDDNYNHNYNISRSNSRNHFHKEDNANQPQQNYNNNITKTTVNANPININPTSNLTLSINNQPNNNYNNVKTIIGTNGNLDEISDLLRYADDEVSESKSQKGSQISISQLSNVASSGYQSFAAYSQSSSPVELSNNANSHIISATPLAFANPVYHMESTHGRNGRRGSSSSEEREVGSGGSGNGGNGVEGVCGVDLSPSPPSQQSNNIRNNQRNGQHQWRQANSNYRNAEQNQNTCCTKLMRRLSLDSTRDLSDTSEEENCPNRRNKSRSHRNIDQYEMEIERLQNSVDRLRARLGAAEDAEIDGKAPDTKMKNIISRLISVEEELRREQQKMSAALSYKQRVIDAQEQQIAALDAANTRLMSSNSRLLSALSTLKQRYNINKTQPNNNNEAAALLQNIADINELKSSSC, encoded by the exons aacTTTTTTTCAAAGCGATCTTTCCGTTCAAATCCCTTGAAGAGAACGAAAAGTGTGACGAAACTTGAGCGGCAAAAGCAGCGGGGAGCTGGTCTAAGAGGTTGTCGTTCACACGAGTCACTTTTGTGCGGACAAGCTGTAACATCAATGGATCTTGCAGCAGTTACACCATTACATCCAAGTCTACTAGGTAGACCACATTGTTTTCAAGTGACACCAAGTAATGGTCCACCAAAATATTTTAGCTGTCGAACGGCCCACGAAAGAGATCAATGGTTACACAG TCTGAGGAAGTCAGTTCAACCAGATGCTGAGCAAACTCGTCGAACAGACAATTCTCTGCAGATATGGTTACTCGAAGCCAAAGGTGTACCAACTAAGAAGCGTTATTTCTGTGAAGTATGTTTGGACAATACATTGTACGCTCGCACAAcagctaaattaaaaacagaATTATGTTTTTGGGGCGAGCATTTCGACTTTCATCATTTACCTTCAGTCAACACAATACAAGTTAATTTGTATAGAGAAGCtgataggaaaaaaaaaagagacaAGAATGTACTGATAGGTTCCGTTAGTATACCCGTACAAAATGTTACCTCACGTTATCTAACTGAAAAGTGGTATCCAGTACAAAGTGACAAAGGAGTATTAAAAGAACCACCAGCGTTACGTGTTAAATGCCGTTTTCAATCAGTTGACATTCTACCTGTTCATGTTTATCAAGAGtttcttgaatatttaaaaacagaTTATGCATCACTTTGCGAGAGATTGGAACCTGTTATTGGAGTTAAAGCTAAAGAAGACATTGCAACTGCGTTGGTAGCAGTAATGCAACGTGAAAAAAAGGCACCACAATTTCTAGCTGACTTAGTTATGATGGATATTCATCGGATTGACGATGAACGACTAACCTTCCGCGGTAATTCGCTAGCAACCAAAGCGATGGAGGCGTATCTTAAACTAACAGGTGATCGTTATCTTCAAGAAACACTGGGAGCTGTTGTCCGGGGTGCTGTTGATGGAGGGGACTGTGAAGTCGATCCGTTAAAAGTTTCATCATTAGCTGCGTTGCACAAACAACAGCAAAATTTACGTGCAGCAGTCGAATTAGCATGGAGTAGAATATTGTCCAGCCATGCACACTTTCCTCTTGAACTACGAGAATGTTTTAGAATATTCCGCGAGCGCTTAGCGGAACTGGGGCGTGAAGATATTGCTGACAATCTTATATCAGCATCTATTTTCCTAAGATTTTTGTGTCCGGCTATACTGAGTCCTTCACTATTTAATATAACACACGAGTATCCCAATGAAAAAGCAGCCAGAAATCTTACTCTGGTGGCTAAAAGTCTACAAACTCTCGCAAATTTCACGAGATTTCAGGGCAAAGAAAATTTCATGGAATTTATGAACGATGTACTGGAACGTGAAGCGCCggcaatgaaaaatttcttgttatTAATCAGCAGTCCAGTATCTAAAGATGCGCCATCCAATGATTCCCTCGAATTTGATGGATACATTGACTTAGGCAAGCAATTGTCATTATTGCACGCACTTTTACGCGAAAGTATTGCTGGAACAAACTCTTCATCACCATCATCACCACCTTCCAAGCTTCCTGACATTCTTGATAGGATTTCTCAGGCCTTGGATCAACCTGGACCTAGTCCTGTATCAACTGCTCATCGGTATCCAAGTCTTCAGAACAATATTTTCCGGTACAATGATCCAACATTAGCCAACAGCAATTCAAATCTTTCTGTGTCGGCATCGTCAACACTGAGTAATCACAGTACATTGAATGGTACACTGAGAGACAGTAATGAATTATTACAAAGCAATACTTTGGGACACAGTGGAAATTTAACACGATCACCGAATGTAATAAGAGCAGCAACACTGCCGCGAAATGCCTACCTTCCAACAAATGGTggtaaattacaattacaaataACATCTGATGATTATCATCCATTAGAGCCACCGGCTTTTGTATCGCGATCACCAACTCCAGTTGCACGTCAGCAAAGACCTACTCTATTAAACCGTACTGGTTATCGATTAACAACAAGTGCTAGTCTTGCTAATGTAAATCACTGCCAAAATAATCCAACGAGCCCAATACGATCAGAGAGCCACAGTAATCTCAAAGATACTAATTATAACATTAATGTCAATCAAAATAATCAGATAATAACCAGCACAGGGATTAATCAGCATCGACATCATAATCTACAAAGCAAATTGATTGGACATGATCAACACGATGATAACTACAATCATAATTACAATATATCTAGATCAAACAGTAGAAATCATTTCCACAAAGAAGATAATGCGAATCAACCacaacaaaattataataataacataactAAAACAACAGTTAATGCTAAtccaataaatattaatcctACGTCGAATCTAACGTTGTCGATAAATAATCaaccaaataataattataataacgttaaAACAATTATCGGTACAAATGGTAATCTTGATGAAATTTCTGATTTATTGAGGTATGCTGATGATGAAGTGTCGGAATCTAAATCACAAAAAGGCTCACAGATATCAATATCACAATTGAGTAATGTTGCATCATCTGGATATCAAAGTTTTGCTGCTTATAGCCAAAGCTCCAGTCCTGTTGAACTTAGTAATAATGCTAATTCACATATCATTAGTGCTACGCCTCTTGCTTTTGCGAATCCAGTCTACCACATGGAAAGTACCCACGGAAGAAATGGTAGAAGAGGTAGTAGCAGCTCTGAAGAAAGAGAAGTTGGTAGTGGTGGAAGTGGTAATGGCGGTAACGGAGTTGAAGGTGTTTGTGGTGTTGATTTGAGTCCCTCACCACCTTCACAACAATCTAACAACATTAGAAATAATCAGCGAAATGGCCAGCATCAGTGGAGACAAGCCAATTCAAATTATCGCAATGCTGAACAAAACCAAAATACATGTTGTACAAAACTTATGAGACGATTGTCTCTAGATTCAACGAGAGATTTATCGGACACCAGCGAAGAGGAAAATTGCCCAAATCGACGAAATAAATCTCGTAGCCATCGAAATATCGATCAA TACGAGATGGAAATTGAACGACTACAAAATAGCGTTGATAGATTACGAGCACGATTAGGAGCTGCTGAGGATGCTGAAATTGATGGCAAAGCGCCTGATACTAAAATGAAGAATATTATTAGCAG attGATTTCTGTGGAGGAGGAGTTACGCCGCGAGCAGCAAAAAATGTCTGCAGCACTTTCGTACAAGCAGCGCGTGATCGACGCCCAAGAACAACAAATAGCTGCTCTGGATGCAGCAAACACACGGCTGATGTCATCAAATTCAAGACTATTATCAGCATTAAGCACTCTTAAACAACgctataatattaataaaacacagccaaataataataacgaagCCGCAGCATTATTACAGAATATTGCTGATATTAACGAGCTTAAAAGTTCATCTtgttaa
- the LOC123273022 gene encoding disabled homolog 2-interacting protein isoform X13, which translates to MILSSELKSLSLPRGFPPPVNEDGSKGKLKTKSLPRNYSQSSQYNVSCKNLRDTSYEKACRRGSAPATPVLGARPLDATPNRIVNFFSKRSFRSNPLKRTKSVTKLERQKQRGAGLRGCRSHESLLCGQAVTSMDLAAVTPLHPSLLGRPHCFQVTPSNGPPKYFSCRTAHERDQWLHSLRKSVQPDAEQTRRTDNSLQIWLLEAKGVPTKKRYFCEVCLDNTLYARTTAKLKTELCFWGEHFDFHHLPSVNTIQVNLYREADRKKKRDKNVLIGSVSIPVQNVTSRYLTEKWYPVQSDKGVLKEPPALRVKCRFQSVDILPVHVYQEFLEYLKTDYASLCERLEPVIGVKAKEDIATALVAVMQREKKAPQFLADLVMMDIHRIDDERLTFRGNSLATKAMEAYLKLTGDRYLQETLGAVVRGAVDGGDCEVDPLKVSSLAALHKQQQNLRAAVELAWSRILSSHAHFPLELRECFRIFRERLAELGREDIADNLISASIFLRFLCPAILSPSLFNITHEYPNEKAARNLTLVAKSLQTLANFTRFQGKENFMEFMNDVLEREAPAMKNFLLLISSPVSKDAPSNDSLEFDGYIDLGKQLSLLHALLRESIAGTNSSSPSSPPSKLPDILDRISQALDQPGPSPVSTAHRYPSLQNNIFRYNDPTLANSNSNLSVSASSTLSNHSTLNGTLRDSNELLQSNTLGHSGNLTRSPNVIRAATLPRNAYLPTNGGKLQLQITSDDYHPLEPPAFVSRSPTPVARQQRPTLLNRTGYRLTTSASLANVNHCQNNPTSPIRSESHSNLKDTNYNINVNQNNQIITSTGINQHRHHNLQSKLIGHDQHDDNYNHNYNISRSNSRNHFHKEDNANQPQQNYNNNITKTTVNANPININPTSNLTLSINNQPNNNYNNVKTIIGTNGNLDEISDLLRYADDEVSESKSQKGSQISISQLSNVASSGYQSFAAYSQSSSPVELSNNANSHIISATPLAFANPVYHMESTHGRNGRRGSSSSEEREVGSGGSGNGGNGVEGVCGVDLSPSPPSQQSNNIRNNQRNGQHQWRQANSNYRNAEQNQNTCCTKLMRRLSLDSTRDLSDTSEEENCPNRRNKSRSHRNIDQYEMEIERLQNSVDRLRARLGAAEDAEIDGKAPDTKMKNIISRLISVEEELRREQQKMSAALSYKQRVIDAQEQQIAALDAANTRLMSSNSRLLSALSTLKQRYNINKTQPNNNNEAAALLQNIADINELKSSSC; encoded by the exons aacTTTTTTTCAAAGCGATCTTTCCGTTCAAATCCCTTGAAGAGAACGAAAAGTGTGACGAAACTTGAGCGGCAAAAGCAGCGGGGAGCTGGTCTAAGAGGTTGTCGTTCACACGAGTCACTTTTGTGCGGACAAGCTGTAACATCAATGGATCTTGCAGCAGTTACACCATTACATCCAAGTCTACTAGGTAGACCACATTGTTTTCAAGTGACACCAAGTAATGGTCCACCAAAATATTTTAGCTGTCGAACGGCCCACGAAAGAGATCAATGGTTACACAG TCTGAGGAAGTCAGTTCAACCAGATGCTGAGCAAACTCGTCGAACAGACAATTCTCTGCAGATATGGTTACTCGAAGCCAAAGGTGTACCAACTAAGAAGCGTTATTTCTGTGAAGTATGTTTGGACAATACATTGTACGCTCGCACAAcagctaaattaaaaacagaATTATGTTTTTGGGGCGAGCATTTCGACTTTCATCATTTACCTTCAGTCAACACAATACAAGTTAATTTGTATAGAGAAGCtgataggaaaaaaaaaagagacaAGAATGTACTGATAGGTTCCGTTAGTATACCCGTACAAAATGTTACCTCACGTTATCTAACTGAAAAGTGGTATCCAGTACAAAGTGACAAAGGAGTATTAAAAGAACCACCAGCGTTACGTGTTAAATGCCGTTTTCAATCAGTTGACATTCTACCTGTTCATGTTTATCAAGAGtttcttgaatatttaaaaacagaTTATGCATCACTTTGCGAGAGATTGGAACCTGTTATTGGAGTTAAAGCTAAAGAAGACATTGCAACTGCGTTGGTAGCAGTAATGCAACGTGAAAAAAAGGCACCACAATTTCTAGCTGACTTAGTTATGATGGATATTCATCGGATTGACGATGAACGACTAACCTTCCGCGGTAATTCGCTAGCAACCAAAGCGATGGAGGCGTATCTTAAACTAACAGGTGATCGTTATCTTCAAGAAACACTGGGAGCTGTTGTCCGGGGTGCTGTTGATGGAGGGGACTGTGAAGTCGATCCGTTAAAAGTTTCATCATTAGCTGCGTTGCACAAACAACAGCAAAATTTACGTGCAGCAGTCGAATTAGCATGGAGTAGAATATTGTCCAGCCATGCACACTTTCCTCTTGAACTACGAGAATGTTTTAGAATATTCCGCGAGCGCTTAGCGGAACTGGGGCGTGAAGATATTGCTGACAATCTTATATCAGCATCTATTTTCCTAAGATTTTTGTGTCCGGCTATACTGAGTCCTTCACTATTTAATATAACACACGAGTATCCCAATGAAAAAGCAGCCAGAAATCTTACTCTGGTGGCTAAAAGTCTACAAACTCTCGCAAATTTCACGAGATTTCAGGGCAAAGAAAATTTCATGGAATTTATGAACGATGTACTGGAACGTGAAGCGCCggcaatgaaaaatttcttgttatTAATCAGCAGTCCAGTATCTAAAGATGCGCCATCCAATGATTCCCTCGAATTTGATGGATACATTGACTTAGGCAAGCAATTGTCATTATTGCACGCACTTTTACGCGAAAGTATTGCTGGAACAAACTCTTCATCACCATCATCACCACCTTCCAAGCTTCCTGACATTCTTGATAGGATTTCTCAGGCCTTGGATCAACCTGGACCTAGTCCTGTATCAACTGCTCATCGGTATCCAAGTCTTCAGAACAATATTTTCCGGTACAATGATCCAACATTAGCCAACAGCAATTCAAATCTTTCTGTGTCGGCATCGTCAACACTGAGTAATCACAGTACATTGAATGGTACACTGAGAGACAGTAATGAATTATTACAAAGCAATACTTTGGGACACAGTGGAAATTTAACACGATCACCGAATGTAATAAGAGCAGCAACACTGCCGCGAAATGCCTACCTTCCAACAAATGGTggtaaattacaattacaaataACATCTGATGATTATCATCCATTAGAGCCACCGGCTTTTGTATCGCGATCACCAACTCCAGTTGCACGTCAGCAAAGACCTACTCTATTAAACCGTACTGGTTATCGATTAACAACAAGTGCTAGTCTTGCTAATGTAAATCACTGCCAAAATAATCCAACGAGCCCAATACGATCAGAGAGCCACAGTAATCTCAAAGATACTAATTATAACATTAATGTCAATCAAAATAATCAGATAATAACCAGCACAGGGATTAATCAGCATCGACATCATAATCTACAAAGCAAATTGATTGGACATGATCAACACGATGATAACTACAATCATAATTACAATATATCTAGATCAAACAGTAGAAATCATTTCCACAAAGAAGATAATGCGAATCAACCacaacaaaattataataataacataactAAAACAACAGTTAATGCTAAtccaataaatattaatcctACGTCGAATCTAACGTTGTCGATAAATAATCaaccaaataataattataataacgttaaAACAATTATCGGTACAAATGGTAATCTTGATGAAATTTCTGATTTATTGAGGTATGCTGATGATGAAGTGTCGGAATCTAAATCACAAAAAGGCTCACAGATATCAATATCACAATTGAGTAATGTTGCATCATCTGGATATCAAAGTTTTGCTGCTTATAGCCAAAGCTCCAGTCCTGTTGAACTTAGTAATAATGCTAATTCACATATCATTAGTGCTACGCCTCTTGCTTTTGCGAATCCAGTCTACCACATGGAAAGTACCCACGGAAGAAATGGTAGAAGAGGTAGTAGCAGCTCTGAAGAAAGAGAAGTTGGTAGTGGTGGAAGTGGTAATGGCGGTAACGGAGTTGAAGGTGTTTGTGGTGTTGATTTGAGTCCCTCACCACCTTCACAACAATCTAACAACATTAGAAATAATCAGCGAAATGGCCAGCATCAGTGGAGACAAGCCAATTCAAATTATCGCAATGCTGAACAAAACCAAAATACATGTTGTACAAAACTTATGAGACGATTGTCTCTAGATTCAACGAGAGATTTATCGGACACCAGCGAAGAGGAAAATTGCCCAAATCGACGAAATAAATCTCGTAGCCATCGAAATATCGATCAA TACGAGATGGAAATTGAACGACTACAAAATAGCGTTGATAGATTACGAGCACGATTAGGAGCTGCTGAGGATGCTGAAATTGATGGCAAAGCGCCTGATACTAAAATGAAGAATATTATTAGCAG attGATTTCTGTGGAGGAGGAGTTACGCCGCGAGCAGCAAAAAATGTCTGCAGCACTTTCGTACAAGCAGCGCGTGATCGACGCCCAAGAACAACAAATAGCTGCTCTGGATGCAGCAAACACACGGCTGATGTCATCAAATTCAAGACTATTATCAGCATTAAGCACTCTTAAACAACgctataatattaataaaacacagccaaataataataacgaagCCGCAGCATTATTACAGAATATTGCTGATATTAACGAGCTTAAAAGTTCATCTtgttaa
- the LOC123273022 gene encoding disabled homolog 2-interacting protein isoform X14 — MNPAVTNEATSPGGRRLSRSFHSCLRGADTDEPESDTSYEKACRRGSAPATPVLGARPLDATPNRIVNFFSKRSFRSNPLKRTKSVTKLERQKQRGAGLRGCRSHESLLCGQAVTSMDLAAVTPLHPSLLGRPHCFQVTPSNGPPKYFSCRTAHERDQWLHSLRKSVQPDAEQTRRTDNSLQIWLLEAKGVPTKKRYFCEVCLDNTLYARTTAKLKTELCFWGEHFDFHHLPSVNTIQVNLYREADRKKKRDKNVLIGSVSIPVQNVTSRYLTEKWYPVQSDKGVLKEPPALRVKCRFQSVDILPVHVYQEFLEYLKTDYASLCERLEPVIGVKAKEDIATALVAVMQREKKAPQFLADLVMMDIHRIDDERLTFRGNSLATKAMEAYLKLTGDRYLQETLGAVVRGAVDGGDCEVDPLKVSSLAALHKQQQNLRAAVELAWSRILSSHAHFPLELRECFRIFRERLAELGREDIADNLISASIFLRFLCPAILSPSLFNITHEYPNEKAARNLTLVAKSLQTLANFTRFQGKENFMEFMNDVLEREAPAMKNFLLLISSPVSKDAPSNDSLEFDGYIDLGKQLSLLHALLRESIAGTNSSSPSSPPSKLPDILDRISQALDQPGPSPVSTAHRYPSLQNNIFRYNDPTLANSNSNLSVSASSTLSNHSTLNGTLRDSNELLQSNTLGHSGNLTRSPNVIRAATLPRNAYLPTNGGKLQLQITSDDYHPLEPPAFVSRSPTPVARQQRPTLLNRTGYRLTTSASLANVNHCQNNPTSPIRSESHSNLKDTNYNINVNQNNQIITSTGINQHRHHNLQSKLIGHDQHDDNYNHNYNISRSNSRNHFHKEDNANQPQQNYNNNITKTTVNANPININPTSNLTLSINNQPNNNYNNVKTIIGTNGNLDEISDLLRYADDEVSESKSQKGSQISISQLSNVASSGYQSFAAYSQSSSPVELSNNANSHIISATPLAFANPVYHMESTHGRNGRRGSSSSEEREVGSGGSGNGGNGVEGVCGVDLSPSPPSQQSNNIRNNQRNGQHQWRQANSNYRNAEQNQNTCCTKLMRRLSLDSTRDLSDTSEEENCPNRRNKSRSHRNIDQYEMEIERLQNSVDRLRARLGAAEDAEIDGKAPDTKMKNIISRLISVEEELRREQQKMSAALSYKQRVIDAQEQQIAALDAANTRLMSSNSRLLSALSTLKQRYNINKTQPNNNNEAAALLQNIADINELKSSSC; from the exons aacTTTTTTTCAAAGCGATCTTTCCGTTCAAATCCCTTGAAGAGAACGAAAAGTGTGACGAAACTTGAGCGGCAAAAGCAGCGGGGAGCTGGTCTAAGAGGTTGTCGTTCACACGAGTCACTTTTGTGCGGACAAGCTGTAACATCAATGGATCTTGCAGCAGTTACACCATTACATCCAAGTCTACTAGGTAGACCACATTGTTTTCAAGTGACACCAAGTAATGGTCCACCAAAATATTTTAGCTGTCGAACGGCCCACGAAAGAGATCAATGGTTACACAG TCTGAGGAAGTCAGTTCAACCAGATGCTGAGCAAACTCGTCGAACAGACAATTCTCTGCAGATATGGTTACTCGAAGCCAAAGGTGTACCAACTAAGAAGCGTTATTTCTGTGAAGTATGTTTGGACAATACATTGTACGCTCGCACAAcagctaaattaaaaacagaATTATGTTTTTGGGGCGAGCATTTCGACTTTCATCATTTACCTTCAGTCAACACAATACAAGTTAATTTGTATAGAGAAGCtgataggaaaaaaaaaagagacaAGAATGTACTGATAGGTTCCGTTAGTATACCCGTACAAAATGTTACCTCACGTTATCTAACTGAAAAGTGGTATCCAGTACAAAGTGACAAAGGAGTATTAAAAGAACCACCAGCGTTACGTGTTAAATGCCGTTTTCAATCAGTTGACATTCTACCTGTTCATGTTTATCAAGAGtttcttgaatatttaaaaacagaTTATGCATCACTTTGCGAGAGATTGGAACCTGTTATTGGAGTTAAAGCTAAAGAAGACATTGCAACTGCGTTGGTAGCAGTAATGCAACGTGAAAAAAAGGCACCACAATTTCTAGCTGACTTAGTTATGATGGATATTCATCGGATTGACGATGAACGACTAACCTTCCGCGGTAATTCGCTAGCAACCAAAGCGATGGAGGCGTATCTTAAACTAACAGGTGATCGTTATCTTCAAGAAACACTGGGAGCTGTTGTCCGGGGTGCTGTTGATGGAGGGGACTGTGAAGTCGATCCGTTAAAAGTTTCATCATTAGCTGCGTTGCACAAACAACAGCAAAATTTACGTGCAGCAGTCGAATTAGCATGGAGTAGAATATTGTCCAGCCATGCACACTTTCCTCTTGAACTACGAGAATGTTTTAGAATATTCCGCGAGCGCTTAGCGGAACTGGGGCGTGAAGATATTGCTGACAATCTTATATCAGCATCTATTTTCCTAAGATTTTTGTGTCCGGCTATACTGAGTCCTTCACTATTTAATATAACACACGAGTATCCCAATGAAAAAGCAGCCAGAAATCTTACTCTGGTGGCTAAAAGTCTACAAACTCTCGCAAATTTCACGAGATTTCAGGGCAAAGAAAATTTCATGGAATTTATGAACGATGTACTGGAACGTGAAGCGCCggcaatgaaaaatttcttgttatTAATCAGCAGTCCAGTATCTAAAGATGCGCCATCCAATGATTCCCTCGAATTTGATGGATACATTGACTTAGGCAAGCAATTGTCATTATTGCACGCACTTTTACGCGAAAGTATTGCTGGAACAAACTCTTCATCACCATCATCACCACCTTCCAAGCTTCCTGACATTCTTGATAGGATTTCTCAGGCCTTGGATCAACCTGGACCTAGTCCTGTATCAACTGCTCATCGGTATCCAAGTCTTCAGAACAATATTTTCCGGTACAATGATCCAACATTAGCCAACAGCAATTCAAATCTTTCTGTGTCGGCATCGTCAACACTGAGTAATCACAGTACATTGAATGGTACACTGAGAGACAGTAATGAATTATTACAAAGCAATACTTTGGGACACAGTGGAAATTTAACACGATCACCGAATGTAATAAGAGCAGCAACACTGCCGCGAAATGCCTACCTTCCAACAAATGGTggtaaattacaattacaaataACATCTGATGATTATCATCCATTAGAGCCACCGGCTTTTGTATCGCGATCACCAACTCCAGTTGCACGTCAGCAAAGACCTACTCTATTAAACCGTACTGGTTATCGATTAACAACAAGTGCTAGTCTTGCTAATGTAAATCACTGCCAAAATAATCCAACGAGCCCAATACGATCAGAGAGCCACAGTAATCTCAAAGATACTAATTATAACATTAATGTCAATCAAAATAATCAGATAATAACCAGCACAGGGATTAATCAGCATCGACATCATAATCTACAAAGCAAATTGATTGGACATGATCAACACGATGATAACTACAATCATAATTACAATATATCTAGATCAAACAGTAGAAATCATTTCCACAAAGAAGATAATGCGAATCAACCacaacaaaattataataataacataactAAAACAACAGTTAATGCTAAtccaataaatattaatcctACGTCGAATCTAACGTTGTCGATAAATAATCaaccaaataataattataataacgttaaAACAATTATCGGTACAAATGGTAATCTTGATGAAATTTCTGATTTATTGAGGTATGCTGATGATGAAGTGTCGGAATCTAAATCACAAAAAGGCTCACAGATATCAATATCACAATTGAGTAATGTTGCATCATCTGGATATCAAAGTTTTGCTGCTTATAGCCAAAGCTCCAGTCCTGTTGAACTTAGTAATAATGCTAATTCACATATCATTAGTGCTACGCCTCTTGCTTTTGCGAATCCAGTCTACCACATGGAAAGTACCCACGGAAGAAATGGTAGAAGAGGTAGTAGCAGCTCTGAAGAAAGAGAAGTTGGTAGTGGTGGAAGTGGTAATGGCGGTAACGGAGTTGAAGGTGTTTGTGGTGTTGATTTGAGTCCCTCACCACCTTCACAACAATCTAACAACATTAGAAATAATCAGCGAAATGGCCAGCATCAGTGGAGACAAGCCAATTCAAATTATCGCAATGCTGAACAAAACCAAAATACATGTTGTACAAAACTTATGAGACGATTGTCTCTAGATTCAACGAGAGATTTATCGGACACCAGCGAAGAGGAAAATTGCCCAAATCGACGAAATAAATCTCGTAGCCATCGAAATATCGATCAA TACGAGATGGAAATTGAACGACTACAAAATAGCGTTGATAGATTACGAGCACGATTAGGAGCTGCTGAGGATGCTGAAATTGATGGCAAAGCGCCTGATACTAAAATGAAGAATATTATTAGCAG attGATTTCTGTGGAGGAGGAGTTACGCCGCGAGCAGCAAAAAATGTCTGCAGCACTTTCGTACAAGCAGCGCGTGATCGACGCCCAAGAACAACAAATAGCTGCTCTGGATGCAGCAAACACACGGCTGATGTCATCAAATTCAAGACTATTATCAGCATTAAGCACTCTTAAACAACgctataatattaataaaacacagccaaataataataacgaagCCGCAGCATTATTACAGAATATTGCTGATATTAACGAGCTTAAAAGTTCATCTtgttaa